From Leptospira ryugenii, a single genomic window includes:
- a CDS encoding TIGR04388 family protein, producing the protein MSVKWSYRTLCLSYVLSFFAICISVQSLLSQATIPTLSLPDYESLQMADVYGQAYFSQSLASWSAQVEHYKGILRANWEAAADNAIFTYVDSITISDSFNDVDAYKDYVARELSSQKLEAMGTWEDQANLDFLENYNEFVSRLQTGRLNESYLSRLISQSELNSQNALAQDQNVLLNSINNARSQWEQMMSEQYYQGQYEFMTAKNEIEGKYQDVLSQLDAQEAIFNDNLQEINKYKKVVEGAISSMLTDFEGQLAEACTRSQDCAYRTANNGGLNNAGEKLQEFINKIRAKLNAPVTTTEFYLTDLSDALNTFLKGESSLADSNFIRHRNLTYTYQNTLDASSKTTSAYTFDIGSMIAEVNSGSFEFWRDKLGHVRWYSDNNYGTPQGGFSTELISYIFGRNETGIREFLNRTLRPQGREVEGNVYYNVYARDLGMANKIDPFTWTGIRHNDIDCD; encoded by the coding sequence ATGTCTGTTAAGTGGTCTTATCGAACGCTATGTCTTTCATACGTACTTTCCTTCTTTGCGATCTGCATTTCCGTCCAGTCCCTCCTTTCCCAGGCCACCATCCCCACACTTTCCCTTCCAGATTACGAGAGTTTGCAGATGGCCGATGTCTATGGGCAAGCTTACTTTTCCCAGTCGTTAGCTTCTTGGTCTGCCCAAGTGGAGCACTACAAGGGCATCTTGCGAGCCAATTGGGAAGCAGCGGCCGACAATGCAATCTTTACCTATGTGGACTCGATCACCATCTCGGATAGCTTTAACGATGTAGATGCTTACAAAGACTATGTGGCACGAGAGCTCAGCTCACAGAAGTTAGAGGCTATGGGAACTTGGGAGGACCAGGCCAATTTAGATTTTTTAGAAAATTACAATGAGTTTGTTAGCCGCCTGCAAACAGGGAGACTCAATGAAAGTTACCTAAGCCGACTCATTTCTCAAAGTGAACTGAACTCACAAAATGCCCTCGCCCAAGACCAGAACGTACTCCTCAATTCCATCAACAATGCCAGGTCCCAGTGGGAGCAAATGATGTCAGAACAATACTACCAAGGCCAGTATGAGTTTATGACAGCCAAAAATGAGATAGAAGGGAAGTACCAAGACGTCTTATCCCAATTGGATGCGCAAGAGGCGATCTTCAATGACAATCTCCAGGAGATCAATAAATACAAAAAGGTTGTGGAAGGTGCCATCTCTTCCATGCTCACAGACTTTGAAGGCCAACTGGCAGAGGCCTGCACTCGGAGCCAAGACTGTGCCTACCGAACAGCCAACAACGGTGGTTTGAACAATGCGGGTGAAAAATTACAAGAATTCATAAACAAAATCCGAGCTAAGTTGAATGCGCCTGTGACTACGACAGAGTTTTATCTCACAGACCTTTCCGATGCTTTGAATACTTTTCTAAAAGGGGAATCCTCTCTTGCGGATTCAAACTTTATTAGACATAGAAATTTAACATACACTTACCAAAACACCTTGGATGCTTCCTCAAAGACGACTTCAGCCTATACATTTGATATTGGTAGTATGATTGCTGAGGTAAATTCTGGCAGCTTTGAGTTTTGGAGGGATAAACTCGGTCATGTCCGTTGGTATTCAGACAATAATTATGGAACACCGCAAGGTGGTTTTTCTACAGAACTGATAAGCTATATCTTTGGCAGAAACGAAACTGGAATCCGAGAATTTCTGAACCGAACACTTCGTCCGCAAGGCAGAGAGGTTGAGGGGAATGTATATTATAATGTGTATGCTAGGGATCTTGGAATGGCAAACAAAATCGATCCCTTTACTTGGACGGGGATACGTCACAATGACATAGACTGCGAC